The genomic interval gcgtgaaatggacagaagcacacaaacacacattttttttaacctcaaGGGTCAAATTTTGCCAAATGCTCCGGGACATAAGTGTGGGCTACCCCCAAAAAAGTTATGTAAAAATCACCCCATCCAATCAGACGACTGCGAGGAGGAGACCTGTGTGAGCTTGCGAAATACCCATCGGGGGCAGGACCAGGGGGCGTTATAAAGAGACCAGTGTTGGGACCCCCAAGCATCACTACCTCTGGCTGCACACTTCACCACGTTGAAGGTAGGACTCTACACTCATCGACTTCAGATGTATGGCATACATTATGTCTTAGAGTTATTTCAAATCTTACAgtgtcttttgtttcagacatgtaaatgtTTTTATCATTTACCTGCCATGTTTCAACGGTGAGTCTCACCGTCGGAACGTCAGGTAATAGATACAAACTTTTAAATGTTTGAAACAAAATAAACTATAAGATTTGGCTCATAGACTTTGTTTTTTGttatagtctacttttttgtccttgctttttaaaaatattttgcaATCAAGCCACTGGAATAccatattttttcttttgtgtgtgcatgtgtggcagtGAGTGTAGAGTTTGTGGATGGGTATGCATTGGTTTCTTTGCACAACTTTGagcatgtttttttcttcagttGCACATTTTAACGTTACTGTACAATGATGGTTTGACGAGAGCCCATGTGTTTTCACCGCGCTTGTTCTTTTTTGCTCTCCTCTATCTAGACTTAGTAATATCTCactcttccttttttcttcctctaTCCACACTTAGTAGTAGCCCACTTGTTCTTTTTCCAttctcctcctcgtcttcttTCCAGACTGCGTTGTATCTCACTCGTTTTTTtgccctcctactcctcctcctctttccacaCATAGTAGTAGCTCactcattctttttctttcttctcctttgcAGAGTAGTGAGACACCATGCTGTTCCTCTTTGCGTCGCTCTGCCTGCTGGCCACGTGCTGGGCCCAGGACTGCCAGGTGGCCAACATCCCCGTCATGCAGAACTTCGACAAATTCAGGGTAAGAAAAAGAAACGACCGTGAAgccaacaataacaataaacagcaacagcagcagcagcagcagcagtaggccaTCTGCTCCTGTTTTACCACACCAATGAAGCAAGTCCATGACATTATGTTGCATTTCccttcagtggcggaacaattgcacccagggccccagggcagaacacttataggggcccctacacggcctgccaaagtcacaatggggcccccaccaccaatgcaaaagtgccctgggccctggggcaaatgccctgctcgccctccctattgcTCTGCCTCTGTTTCCCTTCCCATTtgttttttgttatgtttttttgttattgttaatATTCTAAGCATGTTGCACAATAAAAAAAGCGCCTACACAGTTAAAATTGGAAGTTGTTGGAAGCTGAATctgactgttgttgttgtttttattgtgtCTTGCAGTATGGGGGGACGTGGTACGCAGTGGCCAAGAAAGACCCCGTGGGCCTCTTCCTTCTGGACAACGTGGTCGCTGACATGAAGGTGGCCGAGGACGGGTCCATGACCGCTCAAGCCGTCGGCAGAGTCATCATCTTGAAGTAAGAGCCGTTTTTTATAGGCTACGTTCTCTGAACTGTAATTTTCAGCGTGATGGGTCCGCATActtaatgaaattaaaaaaaaaaaaccatcaaaaaggattttaagtgtgcagactgctCACTCTGaaaattacagtcagcctttgtcctgcaccttttcctgggatgtgcacaatcttcaccttcaactataTTCTCTGAACTGTCAAATAGGAAAGTTTGCATTGTCCATGATGGTGTAGCCACTGCCCTCAGGGGATCTCATTTAAACAAACGTATATAAACCTGTAGAATGGTTTTAGAATTTTGTAAAGAATTCTCTCACAGCAACTCTATGAGCATGGTCAATGACGTCACTGGCAGTGTTTAAATGTAGTGAACTCTCTAAAATGTTTTCCTTTTGTGTCTTTTCTCTTTTGCTTTTGTCGTCTGTGTTTAGCAACTGGGAGATGTGTGCCAACATGTTTGCCACATTCGAGGACACCCCCGACCCCGCCAAGTTCAAGATGAAGTACTGGGGAGCCGCCTCCTACCTGCAGACTGGCTGTGAGTATACAGTACTATGCAAGGAAacagacaggggggacaaaggggtccgttgtcccgggtccagggaaaagtagggccctgaattgggttgtcattacattgtatgtatggggtgggagggccctttcagatgactttgtcctgggcccaggcaaagctgtcagcggccctgatactATGCACCACAGGATACAGTGGCATAAAaaagtgaatcatttctgttgaAGCCAGCATACaccttgtagccccataatgcacggcgttccaccagtggaacactgaagtagtcattgaaaagtcattgaatactaccatagtactacactgctatgacatagccataacacatggcctttagtaatgcattacaacttggtcattgccatttgggtaacagcaaatctataacggcgtgtcttaatgggttaaatacATCAAACAACATGCATATCAATGCAGAATACATAAAGGAATGCAGAGAAACAAATTCGTGGAATGAAACACAGATGGTGGTGTTACACAGGGCTGCTGTTAAGGTTTTGTAGGCCCTAAGCatagctggggtgaatttctcaaaaccaaagttgctaactacagtagctactttgctgttttcaatgcattttcccattggcaactaccgaagttgctaacaggctaacaacttctcttttgagaaactaaCCCCTGGTCAGGAGGAACCCCACTCATAATTAAATCACAAATCAATcacaatttaggaggccccaatttgggggcaaagtggttgatgcCCTAAGGCTAAGCGCTCTGTTTActttgcttatgcctagcggtggTCCTGATGTTACATAATGTTGAAAGCAGGCAGTTGAGTATGAGGGTGCTTTTACATGGAGTCATGTGTGCAAATTGTAGAGTAGCGTAGActacataatacacattattgcacattgcagtaaacatatagcacacaaatTGTTGCAAATTGTATTGTTTACAATTGTATGTTATAATTCACAGTGAATGTCTttcattttgtctttttctttcttctctgtttACCTGTGTCCAGACGACGACCACTGGGTGATTGACACCGACTACGAGAACTACGCGGTGCACTACTCGTGCCGCGAGGTGGACTACGACGGCACCTGCCTGGATGGATACTCCTTCATCTTCTCCCGCCACCCCACCGGACTGAGGCCCGAGGACCAGAAGATCGTCACGCAGAGGAAGCAGGACCTGTGCCTGCTGGGCAAATACAGACGCGTCCCACacacaggtacaaacacacacacacacacacacgagcacatatacatgtacatgcatgctgacaaacatacacacacacacacacacacacacacacaaacacctctgcCTCCTGGGCAATTACAGACGCGCCCCACATATAGGTGAGACGCACAGgggaccgcacgcacgcacacacatacgcacgaatgtgcaaacgcacacgcacgcacgcacaaccacacacacacacacacacacacacacacacacacacacacacacacacacacacacacacacacacacacacacacacacacacacacacacacacacacacacacacacctctgcctccTGGGCAAATACAGACACGTCCCACACAcaggtaagacacacacgcacacgcacacgcacacgcacacacacacacacacacacacacacacacacacacacacacacacacacacacaca from Engraulis encrasicolus isolate BLACKSEA-1 chromosome 17, IST_EnEncr_1.0, whole genome shotgun sequence carries:
- the rbp4 gene encoding retinol-binding protein 4, translated to MLFLFASLCLLATCWAQDCQVANIPVMQNFDKFRYGGTWYAVAKKDPVGLFLLDNVVADMKVAEDGSMTAQAVGRVIILNNWEMCANMFATFEDTPDPAKFKMKYWGAASYLQTGYDDHWVIDTDYENYAVHYSCREVDYDGTCLDGYSFIFSRHPTGLRPEDQKIVTQRKQDLCLLGKYRRVPHTGFCEAS